The following is a genomic window from Episyrphus balteatus chromosome 1, idEpiBalt1.1, whole genome shotgun sequence.
aaTGGACAGAATTCATATCAAGAAAAATTTACGATAACTTGGCACAACTAAATTCAGGtgtaagccacgctttgatgcgttaagtctaatagccttttcacaccaagccaaaaacgcggtttttgcgaaaaaccctaaaaacctatatcaaaaacacaagtttttccataaatttttcataaaccacaagttttcgtaaaacacaagtttttgatGACTCCAAACGAAATAACTAAACAAACCTTTTTTAGAATTCAGCAAAAATTCAGCAGACAAAAAAAGAACTatcagcagacaaaaaaaaaagaactgacagcagacaaaaaaaaaagaactgacaggCAAAGATAACAGTTGTTTTACAAAtgcattttgttgatttttgaaACTATTCATTTACAAAATATTCTTTgaaattaatcaaatttcttttcattatAGAAAAAGCCAGagcagaaaaaaaagcaaaaaaaaaatgtgggggGCCGAAGATGAAGAGTTCCTGTTGGAACTTTGGGCTGAAAAGGATCCACAGCTTAGAGGCTTTTTCCTTGTATTTGGTGTCACAAAGAGAAAGAAGCTttgcaaaacttttatatatatattcctCTGTTTTGCGttgatgaattaaaattatatttaaattgtcagaGTTCATTTTAGTTTATCAATTTTGTGAGCTCAAGCTGATttgaagaacaaaaattaaatcccatcgaaaacttgacatttgaatgtcaaaataatttaaacgtcaaacaaaaacctGTAAAGTTGTCGAGTGAacgcttttcaggtttttgaaaacttttagccataaaccgcgtttttgggtttggtgtgaaaaggctataagccactttttaagcgaaactTGGTAGATTCGTGTCAAGTTAGCGGAATAAcacacaacaaaatttaaaatggcacaactaattcgagggtctcgaactgcaaaattttggtataagccacgctttggtacgtttaaattggtacaactAGTTAACGACAAAATAACGGCAAATTCCCAtactcagtttttcaaaaaaaaacctttttcaaagatggtgtttcgctaagttgatatCAAGTTATCGAAACAACACAGTTCCTTatggagctacaaaatcgaaACTATCACAACTAATTAACGACTAATTAACAGCAAATTATGACATACACAAATGTTCAAAAAGACCACTTTTAAGAGTTGTTGTTTCGCTAAGTTAGCGAAACATCAACAATATATATGAAAACAATGAacgacaaaatcaaaattaccacAACTAATTAACGACTAAATAACGGCAAATTATGCACCTAGTCCCGTTTGGATCGGCGAAAgttgtttcgctaagttgacaCTTGACACTCATGTCTGTCTGACTGTTTATCTAGCATTAAATGAAGATATACAATTTGGATTCCTCCCATACAATTCAAGGTAGGTTTCATGCCTGTTTAGAGTATTAATGTTGAAATCAGCATGAAATCGTCATACAAAAACACAAATTGTTGTATCcaaatttcttatgaaataaagtTCCAACTCTAATTTTTATTGTAGAAATAAAAGATCGAGGACGGACTGATAATATTATTGTATGAGCGATGAAactgcattttctttttcaagaaTGAAATCATACTCTAAATAATTTCGGAGAGTAATTTAAGAGAATTATCAGAGGGAGAATACGATTTCATTTGTAATGTCTTGAGCGTATGTCTTCAACATTCAACTAAGTATAATATCTGCCACTTTACGGATAACTCTTAACCTTTCTTCCTTTGAGTCTGTTTTCTTTGCATTATACCAGTCTTGGATAACTAGTTTATGGCCAGTGTGACGAAAACAAATTATCGTATCGCTTCCTTTtctgtaagaaaataaaatttcttcatcaaaaattttgtggTTAACGTTGCTTTTATTGTCTTAATACACGGATAGATTTCTTCTTAAACTGTTTCCTTTACTTTTAACTGTGAATTGACATTcctcagcattttttttttgttaatacagTTTAGTGTTATAACAGCATTTTATCGCAATATCTATTTCACCCGAAACCGGTCTTCATGAAAACCCTTCTGCTTTGAATTGCTTTTTCGATGATAAATAACAAAcagatcaaaaaaattttctttatttcacgAACAAAAACAACGTGACCCTGAcgcttatttatttaaataatttaatctcGAAATTGATTGCTTTCTATCGCAAAAACAAGACGCGCCATATTTTTAATGGACGCTTTTCTCGACTGCGACACTTtccacacaaaattaaaaataactcttCAAATTAAATGAAGAACTAACATCTTGTTCACGAAGTTGATTATGAAAGGAATGCGTAATTCTTCCATTTTAAGAGTTCCGCTTCTCTTTTGTCGGCGTACTTTTTGCAATATGCGGAATGCATAATAACATTTTCACCAGAACgaggattttttttctttttctgtatTGCCTTTTAAAATGCTGGTTGATAAAAGGGACTGCACTCCATCTTTTTTTATGGTAATATCACTGGCACTTTTTTGAAAGACGAAACAAATGACCATTTTTAACAATCATTAATGTTGTTTagctaaatttttcatataataaAACTATGGCACGAGTAGTCGTACTAATAAATACAGATGTACTAGTGCTTTTTCTTGTTCTCTTTTCGCCGTGCAGCCAGTTAGGTGCCGtgttataggtaggtacttgctGATTCTGTTTACCTGCCTTAAAAATTTATCATAAACATTGCAGTTAAAACCGGGCGAACCgtatttaagtattaaaattaacttatttctataAACATATAACAAATAATTATCTTTTTCCGGAAATCAAACTTTTTAGGCCTTGTTTCTGAAGTAGAGTGATCTACTTCGGAAGAACCTTGGCGATATGATATTCAGCTTATAGTTCTTCCCGAGTTGCATTGACTATTCATCAATTGTTCTCCGCCATGGGTTCCTTGGGTTTTTCGACTTTTCTGTCTGTTTCGGATTTTACGTCCGTTTGTGTttggtgttgttgtttgtgtctggttcaatattttgtttcatCATACTACAATGCGATTTATCCAAATCTCATTGTAGCATGATGTTCCAAATCTTTACTGGAGCGCGGATTTTACTTCATCCAAATTACGCGAATTAACGTATTCCTTCAGCAATCTACGCTCCAACGGGTTCCAAACGTGTTCAATCGGATTTAAGTCCGGTCTTCTTGCTGGATGGTTCAAACCCGAATTCTCGGAAATAAATTATAACCGTTTGCCCCGAGATCGTCTTAAGCACTTTTCGTTGCTGTATTTGGAAACTCCAAGCAATGGTACTTGTGTGAGTGAATGATTCTCTTCGAGCCATCCGAACCTTTACTCTGTCATTTCTTTAAGATGTTATCCAACGACGACCTTGTTCTTACCTTCAATAAAATTGACGACTTCTTGAACCCTTCCGTAAGCAACTTCTCGGAGACTGATGAACCTCCCCCACAAGTCACTGAATTCTCAAGTCGAATTTTGATTGATTCCGAAAGAGCTGTTTAACTCTGTAAAAATTCTTCAAACTATCAAAGAACACACCAACAAAATTAAGAACGCAATGTTTTTATATCCTTTATTTAAGGACACAAATTTGCACATCAATCAATATTGTCTTTATTAATTGATAGttttctatattcaatatcttAGCTTAGGAAAAGCTGAACCAATCAAAAGCTGACCATTATACCGCCATGTATATGTCTGAATGGCAAAATTCTTTTCTCCCATCGACAGTTTACACAACTCATCGGGtctaaattgaaaacaaatagTATATAATGCAATTTCCATTTCAGGACTTGTTCCAACAAAAAGTGTATTCACTGGTTTATTGAGACCATCCAATGTGAAACGAACTTCATCGATTTCTTCTTTctgttatttgtaaaaaaaattcatatttaattttaattaatttcggTAGACAACAACTTACAGTTCCCAATTTGAGATAATTGATATATCCTTTGTAATCCAAACGACCGGTTTTTTCCTGCTCACCGAAGAAGACCCAATTGTGAAGACCAATTATTTTACCTTTGCTGATTTCACCCAAAAAGACGTGCTCAAAACCTGAGCTTCCAACTGCACCTTGACCACGATTATAAAGTCCAAACCACATGGTTTTGAGATAGTCTTTTTGGCTTCTTAAGTTAGATGATACAATTCCTATTAAAagaaaagtacatttttgtgtTTATAAGTGGAAAGAAAGATTCGGTTTTTACCTTTGCTTTGAAGAAATGACATAGTTTGACGCATAACATTTGTTGCCATCACAgcgtccaggaaatcatcttgtTCCTGAAGCTGAGCGGCGGAAAACTTTTCATTCACCGAGGTATCCATATGATAGTTGTCGAAAAGTGGTCGCAACTTGGCAATAGTTGGTACGTTAAAAACTTTATCACTTACTTGTAGAAGACTGTTATTGAAAAGCAATTGAGTCAATATACAATGATAGGTCTGAagtgttttcataatttttaaacttacgGTAATGGGGCCACGTCATTTGTATCAACTGAACGGGTTTTTCCCTGCAAATTGACAGAAATTTGGCTAAGCAGAGAAATTTCTTTTCCATATAAGGATTCACTCAGTTGAATAATCTCTTCGTCCGTAACCTTTGTCGGATCAACTTGGACAGCTCTTGGACTGATTGGAAAATATGGCTTATTTTCTTCGACTGGTGGAGAGTTTTCAGGTCCATAACTCAAATTAAATCCGTAGGGGGGTATATTTTTTGGAAAGCGAGGGAAATAGATGTCTGATGTTAAATTGCCAGAATCCGCTGTTATTGGTACTCGACAATCTATTAGAgagttattaaaataatttttgtaaattaaatttaaaattaatgtatttaCCTGCGGTTTCAAAACGCCACACAGTCAAAACCAGTGAAACAGCTAAGATTAATGTaaacttcatcttattttttatttatttttcaaattgcttacacaagtgaaaaaaaagataaaaagtacaaaaaagatATGAGaaccaaattaaaataaatcgtTCAGTAATCCGTGTCTATTAAAAGTCACAGATAAACTAAAATGACTAAAAATTGTGACTAGAGTTATGTATTAgcagaacaaaatttaaaaattatttcttaaaaattttgtatctggAAAAAACTAGTGCTCCAAAAttaccaaaataataaattggttTTCCAATTTATATTTTACTGCTTATCAGATATGAAATATGGAAAGATACCTACTTTAAATATGTTTATAATTTCCAACAAGATCTTATTGTTTattcaattaatatttaaacaaatgaTTCAAGAAATGATTATCTCTAATATTGATAATAACACATGTACAAACATACTGTtatatctatttaaaaaaaaaaataaaaattataatttttcttgggatacatacctacatttaaAGAGATAGATAAGTCGTAAAtgtaaaatcaattaaatttatttgccgTCTCTTTTTGCTCACAGATAACGAAGAACGGGGGTTTATTTTCACCGAACGCGATGACAATGAAGATTGCAAGTTGTTGCGGgacttattaaaaaattatatgtaaaaacaaaattcgatgtaaaaataaaaaaacaaattaagttgaAAAGTTGATGACAAAATAACATAGCAACCTTGTTTgtacactgaataaaaaaatttaataacaatAATTAAGTTATCAATATTTTGATTTGGTATTttacttctatttttttatttttttttttttttgcggcccaAGCTTAAATTTGAAAAGTGCATtaacagtttttcaaaatgatcAAAATTTTATCCATATCAGTGATGAACACTATGCACTTACCAAAAACAAATCGGGGAGTCCCATGAAATTGTTTATAGTTTGGTCTTTTCAACAGCAACAGGTACGTTACACATGCACACAGGCAATGCCAACATTAAAATGGTTACAATGAGCTGTTTGGTAAGAATGAAATAGAGAGATTTCGTTGCATACTTACTAGGTGACGTTTTGGGGGAAAACTCTAAGTGgagtttgtttatttgtttttgtagaaacaaaaattaataatttatagtTTATCATTGGCTTAAACGTTTTCCTATCATTTATCTTAGAATTTTGTAGTCAGTTTAGTACAGGTCTTTCTCAAAGCCCAGTAGATGTAAATTCGAGCAAAAAATttgtgatgaatatcgaaattCCAAAGAAAAGTTGGAACTAAAATACTTTTCTTGTGAtatgaataataaaataatttttttaatatgtggTTGTGGTTGAGGGTTGACTACCGTCTAGACAGTCTCTGGTTTGCAATTGTTCAAACATTGGTGCTCCTAGAGAAGATTAAGTAGCTTAGACacttgtttaataaaaaaacattcacaATTGATGTTATgtaattagtttattttattttgtatgtagaACATATCGATGGGAGCAGTAATTTTCACTCATGAAAATTTATTCTACATAAAACATAAGTCACCTAACCTAAAATTATTTTGCCAAACATTAATTTGATTGTTAACATGTTAACCTTCAGCCAGACCGGTCTAAAAGAAAAGATTAAGTATGTTGGATAAGTAACGACGATCACGAGTTAGTTGAGCAAGCAAGATAGACGACAATAGCTTTTTGAAGTCATGATGGCGTGAGTTAAGCCGcatgtttttaacaaaattctgtTACAACGACAAGTGATTCTTAAACAGTTTTTCGAGCTTCGCGAAgaaatgagaattttttttctcaaccaaataaatttttcatttgatttgcaCAGCGGCgcggtttggaaaaaaaaaggattattcGTCATTTTCAAcactaaatgaatttttaaaaacgataTTTTATCAGATTCAATTTTTCGAAGTTGTCCCAAACATGGACATGTTTCTGATTACAGAAAATTattgattaaaaacaattatcAGTTGACTTATTTGAAATTAgctttctaagaaaaaaaactgtattttcaaaaatttcctccaaatccgtCGTTTAAccctaatttatttttgtttgcggCCCATTAAAATTTAGGT
Proteins encoded in this region:
- the LOC129905853 gene encoding endoribonuclease CG2145-like, producing MKFTLILAVSLVLTVWRFETADCRVPITADSGNLTSDIYFPRFPKNIPPYGFNLSYGPENSPPVEENKPYFPISPRAVQVDPTKVTDEEIIQLSESLYGKEISLLSQISVNLQGKTRSVDTNDVAPLPLLQVSDKVFNVPTIAKLRPLFDNYHMDTSVNEKFSAAQLQEQDDFLDAVMATNVMRQTMSFLQSKGIVSSNLRSQKDYLKTMWFGLYNRGQGAVGSSGFEHVFLGEISKGKIIGLHNWVFFGEQEKTGRLDYKGYINYLKLGTKEEIDEVRFTLDGLNKPVNTLFVGTSPEMEIALYTICFQFRPDELCKLSMGEKNFAIQTYTWRYNGQLLIGSAFPKLRY